A stretch of DNA from Longimicrobiaceae bacterium:
GCCCGGCCGCGATGCCGCAGGTGAACCCCGAACCCACGCTGATGGCGGTGAAGCGGAGGCCGCCAGCCACCTTCACCGGTGCGGCGCGCGGCTGGTCCGTGCCGTCGCCAAGCTGGCCCACCGTGTTGTCGCCCCAGCACCACGCCTCGCCCGCGGGGGTGAGCCCGCAGGTGTGCGACGTACGCGCGCTCAGCGACGCGAGCGCCGGCACGCCCGGCACCCGCACGGGCTCGCTCACGCACGAGTGGTCGTAGCAGCCCGCGAACTTGTTCTCTACCGAAACCGGGTCGCCGTGACAGGCGGCGAGGACGCACAGAAGCGGCAGTGGGAGATACCAGCCGCGGTTGAATCGTCGCATCTGGATGATGGGTTGGCGGTGTTGACGCGGCGCGAGATGGGTTCTCGAGCGGGCGGATGGACGACAAGCCCCAGAATGCCGATCGGCGGGCAGCACCACACGGGCCGGGCGCGGGTGGCCGGGAGGCCCGGCATCTCCCGGCACCTCCGTTCAGGGTCGATCGAGAGGCTTCACCTCGCGGCAGCTCACGCAAGGCTCACCCGGAGGCTGGCGAGTCGCCGGAAGATGCGTAGCTCACATCACGTTGAAGATATCTCCGTAGATCAACGCCGGCGTCAACTGCTTCCCGCCTCCGGCGCGCCGCCCTCGATGGCGGGCCGCGCATCTCCCGTCCCGCCCGTGACCATGAGCGCGACGCCGAGGATCACCAGCGCGGCGCAGGCGTAGCCGACAGGGCCCATCTTCTCGCCCCACACGAAGTACGCGGCGACGGCGGCGACCACCGGCTCGAAAGTGGCGACCGTGGCGGCGCGCGTGGCCTCGATGCGCTGGAGGCCGGCGCTGTACAGCAGATACGAGCCGTACGTGGGCACCACCGCCACGAACGCCAGCACCGCCCACGCGGCAGGGCTCTTCGCGTGGAAGCGCACCAGCGGCAGCAGGCACGCGGCGCCCACCGGCAGCGCGTACAGGAAGAGCGTGGACGCGTGGTAGCGCGCGAAGAAGCGCTTGCCGAACAGGTAGTACAGCGCGTACGCCCAGCCCGACGTGAGTCCCCACGCCAGCGCCGGGCCGCTGAGCCGCATCCCCTGCCCTCCGCTCGTGGCGATGCCCGCCACGCCCGCGAGCGCCACGCCCATCGCCAGCAGCTTGCGCGCCCCCAGCCGCTCGCGCAGGAACGCGGCGGACATCACCGCCACCCAAACGGGCGCCGTGTAGAGCAGCACGGCCGCCAGCGCCGCGCCGCCCGCCTGCACCGCGCGGAAGTACGCCACGTACATCAGTGCGATGCCCACCGCGCCGAACCCCGCCACGCTCGCCAGGTCGCGCCGCGCGATGCGCACCTCGCGCCGCGCTGCCGCGTGCACGCCGAACAGCACCGCCGCGAACGCCGCCCGCCAGAACGAGATCTCCACCGGGTCTATGCCCGCCCGCATCGCGAACCGCGACGCCGGCCCGATCAGCCCCCAGAGCGATGCCGCCAGCAGCACGAACACGTATCCCATCGTCCCCACCGTTCGTGTTTCGGCCCCACCGGCGGCCGTCCATCGTGATGGTGTGCGCGGATGTGAACTCGGCCAGACCCGTCCGACAATCCTCGTGAGGCCGAAGATCCCCGTTCAGCGACTCCACGTGGGAGCGCTGGCGTTTCAGTCACGGTGCAACGCGAGGAGAACACAATCATGGCACTCTACAAGAACGGTGGCTACCTCACCAAGTCGAACGACGCGGCGTTCGACAAGCTCTACAAACCCGGTGCGAAGTGCCCGGCCTCCGGGATCTATCGCTGTGAAGGGTGTGGCGACGAGATCGCCTCGAACAAGGACAATCCGTTCCCCACGCAGAACCAGCAGCAGCACAAGCCCTCGTCCGGCGCCATCGAGTGGCGGCTGATCGTCCAGTCGGAGTCGAAGGACTAGGGCGCCGCTGTCCGCTCCGTCCTGCCGAGACGTCGTGCGCACGCGGCGTCTCGGCAGCTTCGGTTAACATCAGCCACGAGTGAGAGGCAACCATGAGCGATCTTCAGAAGCCGGGCGAAGTGCCTGCCACACCCGGAGAGTACATCGAGCGCGGTCCGCGTGGAGGGGAGGTGGCCGATCCCCGTCAGGTAACCATCGAGCCGGGCGACCACCCCCTGCCGCCGACGCAGGAGCCGGGAAGGACCTGGGAACGGATCGGCCCGGCGAAACCATAGCTCGACAGTCGGCGGCCCCTCGTTCGTTCGCAACGAGGGGCGTCGGCTTTGCGCAAGCGCCGGGCGACGAAATGGGCTAGACCGCAGCCGCGTAACCACGCTGCGACTTCGGCAGAGAGTGACGAAGCGCCCCGAAGCCGACCGGCTCCGGGGCAAACTTCGTACAGCTCAACCCATGACCTCAGTTCCTTCGTTCAGGATCGCAAGATATGTCGGGTAGACGAAGAGCCGATCCCGTTGCCTACCCGTGGACTCTTCCACAATTCCCAGTTCCTCCAGCTTGCGGATGGCCGTGCTTACCGTCGGCACGCTCAGCCCCAGGTCCCGCGCGGCGTGCGAGATGGTGAGCAGCGGCTTCCTGCGCATCAGGTGATGCACGCGCAACGCCGAGCCCGCGGCGCGGCCGATTCCCTCGATGCGGCGGCGGTCCTCATCCAGCAGCGCCAGGATTCGCCTGGCAGTGCCGCTCGCCTGGTCCGCCGTGGTCGCCACCCCGTCGAGGAAGAAGCGCAGCCACGCTTCCCAGTCACCGTCCATGCGTACGCGCTGGAGGAGTTCGTAGTACGTCTGCCGGTGCTGCTTGAAGTAGAGGCTCAGGTACAACAGCGGCTCCGACAGCGCGCCTTCCGCACACAGCAGGAAGGTCACGAGCAACCGGCCCAGGCGTCCGTTTCCGTCGAGAAACGGGTGGATGGTCTCGAACTGGACGTGCGCCAGAGCCGCCTTGATCAGCGTAGGCGTGCGGCGGGGCTGATCGTGCAGGAAGTTCTCGAGGTCGCCCAAGACGTAGAGCAGCTCGCCGTGCGGCGGCGGGACGAACGCCGCATTTCCCGGCCGGCTCCCTCCGATCCAGTTCTGACTTCGTCTGAACTCACCGGGAGTCTGCTCGCTCCCCCGCCCCTGCGCCATTAATACGCCGTGAATCTCCTTGACGAGCCGAAGCGAGATCGGGAAACCGCCGCGAAGCCTGGAGAGGCCATGATCCATGGCGGAGACGTACCGAGACACCTCGCGCACGTCGTCCATCGGCACTCCCGGCGCCTCACTGTTCTCGAAGAGGATCAGCTCCGAGAAAGACGACTGCGTACCCTCGATCTGCGAGGAGAGCACTGCCTCCTTGCGAATGTACAGGTAGAGGAACAACGAAGGGTCGGGCAGCAGCGTGGAGATCCCGTCCAATCGTCCCAGCGCTCGGTTGGCCTGTTCCAGAAGGTCGTGCAGCTCCACATCGAGCACCAGGCCGGGCTCCGGCGGTAGCGGGCTGGGAATGAACGCTTCATAATGCTCCCCTGCCGTGCTATGCCTCTCCAGACGACCCTGCATCCCTCGCTC
This window harbors:
- a CDS encoding EamA family transporter, whose product is MGYVFVLLAASLWGLIGPASRFAMRAGIDPVEISFWRAAFAAVLFGVHAAARREVRIARRDLASVAGFGAVGIALMYVAYFRAVQAGGAALAAVLLYTAPVWVAVMSAAFLRERLGARKLLAMGVALAGVAGIATSGGQGMRLSGPALAWGLTSGWAYALYYLFGKRFFARYHASTLFLYALPVGAACLLPLVRFHAKSPAAWAVLAFVAVVPTYGSYLLYSAGLQRIEATRAATVATFEPVVAAVAAYFVWGEKMGPVGYACAALVILGVALMVTGGTGDARPAIEGGAPEAGSS
- a CDS encoding Fic family protein, with translation MQGRLERHSTAGEHYEAFIPSPLPPEPGLVLDVELHDLLEQANRALGRLDGISTLLPDPSLFLYLYIRKEAVLSSQIEGTQSSFSELILFENSEAPGVPMDDVREVSRYVSAMDHGLSRLRGGFPISLRLVKEIHGVLMAQGRGSEQTPGEFRRSQNWIGGSRPGNAAFVPPPHGELLYVLGDLENFLHDQPRRTPTLIKAALAHVQFETIHPFLDGNGRLGRLLVTFLLCAEGALSEPLLYLSLYFKQHRQTYYELLQRVRMDGDWEAWLRFFLDGVATTADQASGTARRILALLDEDRRRIEGIGRAAGSALRVHHLMRRKPLLTISHAARDLGLSVPTVSTAIRKLEELGIVEESTGRQRDRLFVYPTYLAILNEGTEVMG